In the Lepidochelys kempii isolate rLepKem1 chromosome 3, rLepKem1.hap2, whole genome shotgun sequence genome, one interval contains:
- the FBXO30 gene encoding F-box only protein 30: MEEHQQHLHCVNCVSRRCMTRPETGISCDLIGCPLVCGAVFHSCKAEEHRILCPFERVPCLNSGFGCPFNVARNKIAEHLETCPASVVCCTMEWNRWPVSYADRKSYENLSKDVDEVEQLDMALALQDQRMLLESLKVATMMSKAADPLSEPREQTSVKSSAPDTVLSNGLVPADEDSYSALYQATVETTKSLAAALDILNTATRDISMLSSRLCILPYGMNEDFQIKEQTANGCIQSKLSDHEYPDEDNMGAVGGIDLDVLSQNSQSEQNGSSDFCYDVVQKHDFSVNHGNASALCNGFHAENIGTEALDQNEDLDVCDSKPSNVASSECIASPDGGALKSCSSFPVAAQQLSEVITPHSLFNGTVNHRQLPHDSSGEEVLERQLEQERLRNVDVFSLIHHRSYNFLVNHCWSTPKEDKAVDTSDLEITEDPMGLQGIDLITAALLFCLGDSPGGRGISDSHIVDGYHIDFGTQTFSLPSAILATNTMVGEIASASACDHANPQLSNPSPFQTLGLDLVLECVARYQTKQRSMFTFVCGQLFRRNEFSSHFKNVHGDIHAGLNGWMEQRCPLAYYGCTYSQRRFCPSTQGAKIIHDRHLRSFGVQPCISTVLVEPAKSCLIGPCSDHLSSLPFEVLQHIAGFLDGFSLCQLSRVSRLMRDVCESLLQARGMVILLWEKRKYPDGSSSWQIKEKVWRFSTAFCTVNEWKFADIVSMADHLKKCNYNAVERREEAVPLPCMCVTRELTKEGRSLRSVLKPVL; this comes from the exons ATGGAGGAACATCAGCAGCATTTACACTGTGTCAATTGTGTCAGTCGGCGTTGCATGACCAGACCAGAGACTGGAATTTCCTGTGACTTGATTGGCTGCCCGCTGGTTTGTGGAGCAGTCTTTCATTCATGCAAAGCTGAGGAGCATCGCATTTTGTGTCCATTTGAAAGAGTGCCTTGTTTGAATAGTGGCTTTGGATGTCCCTTTAATGTAGCCCGAAACAAAATTGCTGAACATCTAGAAACTTGTCCTGCAAGTGTGGTATGCTGCACTATGGAATGGAATAGATGGCCAGTCAGTTATGCAGACCGGAAATCTTATGAAAATCTAAGTAAAGATGTTGATGAAGTAGAGCAGTTAGACATGGCTTTAGCCCTTCAAGACCAGCGCATGCTATTAGAATCCCTCAAAGTAGCAACTATGATGTCAAAAGCAGCTGATCCGCTATCAGAACCTAGAGAGCAGACTTCTGTTAAGTCAAGTGCTCCTGACACAGTGCTTTCAAATGGGTTGGTACCTGCAGATGAAGATTCCTACAGTGCACTTTATCAAGCTACTGTGGAAACTACTAAGAGTTTAGCTGCTGCATTAGATATACTGAACACTGCTACAAGAGACATAAGCATGTTAAGTTCAAGACTATGTATTTTGCCATATGGGATGAATGAAGATTTTCAGATTAAAGAACAAACTGCTAATGGATGTATCCAGAGTAAATTGTCAGACCATGAATATCCAGATGAAGATAACATGGGAGCAGTTGGTGGAATTGACTTGGATGTCTTGAGTCAAAATTCACAATCGGAACAAAATGGTTCAAGTGATTTTTGTTATGATGTAGTGCAAAAACATGACTTCAGTGTGAATCATGGTAATGCTTCTGCTTTGTGTAATGGTTTTCATGCAGAAAATATAGGTACAGAGGCGTTGGACCAGAATGAAGATCTAGATGTGTGTGATTCAAAACCATCTAATGTAGCAAGTAGTGAATGTATTGCATCTCCTGATGGTGGAGCACTGAAGTCTTGCAGCTCCTTTCCTGTAGCAGCACAACAACTTAGTGAAGTAATAACGCCACACAGTTTATTTAATGGCACTGTTAACCATAGACAACTGCCACATGACTCCAGTGGAGAGGAAGTGTTAGAGAGGCAATTGGAACAAGAAAGGTTGAGAAATGTAGATGTGTTTTCTCTGATTCATCATCGATCATACAATTTTCTTGTTAACCACTGTTGGTCTACACCAAAGGAAGACAAAGCTGTTGATACATCAGATTTGGAGATAACAGAAGACCCTATGGGTCTTCAGGGGATAGATCTAATCACAGCAGCTTTGCTGTTCTGTCTAGGAGACTCTCCGGGTGGTAGGGGGATATCAGATAGTCACATTGTTGATGGATATCACATTGATTTTGGGACTCAAACATTTTCCCTCCCATCTGCGATATTGGCCACAAATACAATGGTAGGGGAAATAGCTTCAGCTTCAGCATGTGATCATGCCAACCCACAGCTCTCAAATCCAAGTCCTTTTCAGACACTTGGGCTGGACTTGGTATTGGAATGTGTGGCTAGATACCAAACAAAACAGCGTTCAATGTTTACATTTGTTTGTGGACAATTGTTTAGGCGAAATGAATTTTCTTCACATTTTAAGAATGTGCATGGTGACATTCATGCTGGTCTCAATGGCTGGATGGAACAGAGGTGTCCCTTGGCATACTATGGGTGTACTTACTCTCAACGTAGGTTTTGTCCTTCAACACAAGGGGCAAAGATTATTCATGATCGCCATCTGCGGTCATTTGGAGTTCAGCCTTGTATATCTACAGTATTAGTAGAACCAGCTAAAAGCTGCCTCATTGGTCCATGTAGTGACCATCTGAGTAGTCTTCCTTTTGAGGTTCTACAACATATTGCTGGTTTTCTAGATGGCTTTAGTTTGTGTCAGCTTTCAAGAGTGTCACGATTAATGAGAGATGTATGTGAAAGCTTGCTTCAAGCACGTGGAATGGTCATACTGCTTTGGGAAAAGAGAAAGTACCCAGATGGAAGTTCTTCATGGCAAATAAAAGAAAAG GTGTGGCGGTTCAGTACAGCTTTTTGTACTGTGAATGAATGGAAGTTTGCTGACATTGTAAGCATGGCTGACCACTTGAAGAAATGTAATTATAATGCTGTAGAGAGAAGGGAGGAGGCTGTCCCGCTGCCATGTATGTGTGTAACACGAGAACTCACTAAAGAAGGACGTTCACTCCGCTCTGTCTTGAAACCTGTACTTTAA